From the genome of Azospirillum sp. TSA2s:
CAAACCGTTCGACACGGACCGGATCGGGGGCGGGAACCCCGCCCCGCCGGCCGTTACGTCCTCAGTTCCATCCGCTTGATCTCGCCGACGATGACAAGATAGCTGACCGCCGCGATCAGGGCGTTGGCGCCGACGAAGACCAGCGCGCCGTTGAAGGAGCCGGTGGTCTGGATGATGTAGCCGATGACGATCGGCGTGGTGATCGACGAGATGTTGCCGCACATGTTGAACACGCCGCCGCTGAGACCGGTGATCTCCTTCGGCGCGCAGTCCGACATGACCGCCCAGCCCAGCGCCCCGATGCCCTTGCCGAAGAAGGCCAGCGCCATCAGCGATACGATGATCCACTGCAGGTCGGTGTAGTTGCAGGCGATCATCGCCATCGACATCAGCATGCCCAGCACGATCGGCGTCTTGCGGGCCGCGGTCAGGGAATAGCCCCGGCGCAGCATGGCATCCGACATCACGCCGCCCAGGATGCCGCCGGCAAAGCCGCAGATCGCCGGGATGGAGGCGATGAAGCCGGCGTTCAGGATCGACATTCCGCGGGCCTGGACCAGATAGACCGGGAACCAGGTGATGAAGAAATAGGTGATCGCGTTGATGCAGAACTGGCCGAGGAAGATGCCGACCATCATGCGGCTGGCGAAGAGCTGGCGGATGTAATCCCATTTCGCGCCGCTCTCGGCCACCGCCGTCTTCTTGCCGTCATCCATGTTGACCAGACCGCCGCCGGCGGCGATGTAGTCCAGCTCGGCCTGATTGATGCGGGGATGGTCCTTGGGGGCGTAGACGGTCTTCATCCACACGCCGGCCATGACAATGCCCAGCCCGCCCATGACGCCGAACACCCAGTGCCAGCCGAAGGAATGGGTCAGCCAGCCCATCAGCGGCGCGAAGATGACCGTCGCGAAATACTGGGCGGAGTTGAAGACGGCCGACGCGGTGGCGCGCTCGTTGCCCGGGAACCATGCCGCGACCACGCGGCTGTTGCCGGGGAAGGACGGCGCCTCGGCGAAGCCGACGGCGAAGCGCAGGGCGAACAGCATCATCACCGCGGCCCCGCCGGCCAGGAAGCCGATGGTGCCCTGCATCAGGGTGAAGACCGACCAGGTGAAGATGCTCAAGCCATAGACGATCTTCGACCCGAAGCGGTCGAGCAGCCAGCCGCCCGGCAGTTGGCCCAGCACATAGGCCCAGCCGAAGGCGGAGAAGATGAAGCCCATTTCCGCCGCGCTGATTCCCAGCTCCTTGGAGATCACCGGGCCGGTGATCGACAGGGTGGCGCGGTCGGCGTAATTGACGACCGTGACCAGGAACAGCATCGCGAGGATGAGGTAGCGGACGTTGGTCCGCTTGGCCGTGGCCGCCGCGGCGGAAAAGGCGGACCGTTCGGCCGCGCCGTTGGCGGCGGTGTTCCCGGCGGTGCTTTCGGCAGTGCTCTCGAATGTCATGGAATTTCCTCCCTCAAGGCATGAGGGCGGGCAGGCGCGGCAGTCCGTTTCCGGACCCGTTCGACGGATCCGGCGTCATTGGCTGCACCTTGTGTCCGGCGTCGGGGACTGAAGCCCGGCGCCTGCCCGACCGGCGATGGCGTATTGCCGTGGCTTACTTGAGTTATTGGGAACCCAGCGCCTCGATCAGGGCGCGCAGCTCCTCGACCTCGGCCGGCGTGCAGTCGGTCAGCGGCGCGCGCACCGGGCCGGCGGGACGGCCGACGATGGCGGCGCCCGCCTTGACGATGCTGACGGCATAGCCGGCCTTGCGGTTGCGGATCGCCAGATAAGGCAGGAAGAATTGGTCGAGCAGCCGGTCGGTGGTGGCGGTGTCTCCGTCGCAGACCGCGCGGTAGAACTCCATCGCCGTGCGCGGGATGAAGTTGAAGACGGCCGACGAATAGACCGGCACGCCGATGGCGCGGTAGGCGGCGGCATAGACCTCGGCGGTCGGCAGGCCGCCCAGATAGCTGAAGCGGTCGCCCATCCTGCGGCGGATGGTCGTCATCATCTCGATGTCGCCCAGCCCGTCCTTGAAGCCGATCAGGTTGGGGCAGCGCTCCGCCAGCCGGGCCAGCCGGTCGGCGCCCAGCTTGCAGGTGGCGCGGTTGTAGATGATGACGCCGATGCCGACCGATTTGCAGATCGCCTCGACATGGGCGGCGACGCCCTCCTGGTCGGCTTCGGTCAGATAGTGCGGCAGCACCAGGATGCCGGCGGCGCCCGACTTCTCGGCGGCCTGCGCCATCTCGATCGCGATGCGGGTGGAATAGCCGACGCCGGCGATGATCGGCACCTCCTTGCCGCAGACCTCGACGGCCAGCGCAACGATGCTCCTGTGCTCGTCGGGGGTCAGGGAGAACAGCTCCCCGGTGCCGCCGGCGGCGAACAGGGCGGATGCGCCATAGGGCTTCAGCCATTCCAGGCGGCGGGCATAGCCGCCCGGCTCGAAGGTGCCGTCGGCGGTGAAATCGGTCAGCGGGAACGACAGAAGACCTTCGCTGACGACGGCCTTCAGAGCTTGCGGTTCCATCGGGGGCATCCTTGGAAAAACGGTGGAGACTGTCCGCAGAGGCGAAGCTGCGAACCGATGGTGGTTTGGAGCGGCGGTTGCGGGCCGGCGGTTCGGGCCGCGCCTGCGGCGATCCGTTCGACACCGGTGGCGTCCAATGACAGGACGATTAGCACCATATCAGTCATCATACAAGTGGTTTGATGCGCGCCAAGGCAATCAGCCTTCCCACCAATCGGCAGGCGATAATCGCCCTCTCCCGGGACGGGAGAGGGAGCAATAGGCGACAGCTTTTCTGCTTTGTCTGAACTTGACCCGGCGCTCAGCCCGCCGCGGCGACCGGCTTGAAGTCGCCGCCGGCGCGCAGCCGGTCGCGGCTGCCGTTCAGGTGCAGGCGGATGGCGGCGCGGGCGCCTTCCGGATCCTGGCGTTCGATGGCGGAATAGATGGTCTGGTGCTCGTCGTTGATCCGCCGCAGATATTGCCGGCGCGAATCACCCTCCAGATGGCCGTAGCGCACGCGGGCGCGCGGGATCAGCAGCGAACCGAGATAGGAGAACAGGGCCAGGAAATGCTTGTTTCCGGTCGCCGCGGCGATGGCGCTGTGAAAGGCCAGATCGGCGTCGATGGCGTCCTCGCCCGCCTCCACCGCCGCGGTCATGGTGTCCAACGCCTCGCGCATGCGGGCCAACTGGCTGTCGTCGCGGCGGATGGCGGCCAGATAGGCCGCTTCCGATTCCAGGCTGATGCGGACCTCCAGCACGGAAATCGCCTCGTTCACCGCCTCCAGCGACGATTCCTCGATGCGGAAGGGCAGGATCGCGGCATCCCGCAGGACGAAGGCCCCCAGCCCCTGCCGGGTGGAGACCATGCCGACCGCCTTCAGATTGGCGATGGCCTCGCGCACCACGGTGCGGCTGACGCCGAATTCGTCGATCAGATCCTGTTCGCTCGGCAGCCGGTCGCCGCTCTTGAACTGTCCGCTGGAAATCCGTTCGGCCAGGGCATCCACCAGTTGCTTGGCCAGCGGATCCCGGCGCCTGCGCGCTGTCATCACCATCCTCACCCAACCTAAGGCTCCGGGCCGGACGCCCGTCACCACGCCACCCGGAAAGTTAACACCCACAAAACCTATACGACAATAGACAAGCAAACCAGGGCGGCAGGGCGATCCCGGCGCAGATGGGCGGGTTGGCGGTTGCGGACTTGTATGATGAGTTATGACGTGATAGATGGCATGCCCAGCAGATGAACGCGGATTGCGGCATCGTTAGACCCCCACCTAACCTCCCCCGCTCTCAGCGGACCTACGGTCCGCCTGCCGCGTCAGCACAAAGCAAAGCTTTGTGCGAGAGCTGGGCGGGGGAGGGACTGCCGCCGAACGCCGACAAAGCTCCTGTCCCCCTCCCCCGCCCAGCGGGGGAGGGTCGGGGGGGGGCAATCGTCAGCCGACTCCCGCCCAACAAGGAGACCCCACATGACCATCACCGGCGAGATGCTGATCGGCGCGAGCGCCCACCGTGGCACCGAGGGCGGGTTCCGCGCCGTCGACCCCGCCACCGGCGAGGCGCTGGAGCCCGTCTTCGGCGGCGGCAGCGCTGCGGACGTCGACCGCGCCTGCGCCCTGGCCTGGGCCGCCTTCGACGGCTTCCGCGAGACCGGCCTGGAGCAGCGCGCCACCTTCCTGGAGGCCGTCGCCCAGAACATCCTCGACATCGGCGACGACCTGATCACCCGCGCCATGGCCGAATCCGGCCTGCCGCGCGCCCGGCTGGAGGGCGAGCGAGGCCGCACCGTCGGCCAACTCCGCCTGTTCGCCCAGGTGGTGCGCGAAGGCAGCTGGATCGAGGCGCGCATCGACCCGGCCCTGCCGGCACGCACGCCGCTGCCGCGCCCTGACATCCGCCAGCGCCACATCGCGCTGGGGCCGGTCGCCGTGTTCGGCGCGTCGAACTTCCCGCTCGCCTTCTCGGTCGCCGGGGGCGATACCGCGTCCGCCTTCGCCGCCGGCTGTCCGGTGGTGGTGAAGGGCCATGGCGCCCATCCCGGCACGTCCGAACTGGTCGGCCGCGCCATCCAGGCGGCGGTCGCCTCCTGCGGCTTGCCCGAAGGCGTCTTCTCGCTTCTGTTCGGCACCGGCAACGAGATCGGCACGGCGCTGGTCGCCGATCCGCGCATCAAGGCGGTGGGCTTCACCGGCTCGCGCCGCGGCGGGCTGGCGCTGATGGATGTGGCGGCCAGGCGGCCGGAGCCGATCCCGGTCTATGCCGAGATGAGCAGCATCAACCCGGTCTTCCTGATGCCGGCGGCACTGTCCTCGCGGGCCGAGGCTCTGGGCAAGGCGTTCGTCGCCTCGCTGACCATGGGCGCCGGGCAGTTCTGCACCAACCCCGGCATCCTGCTGGGCGTCGAAGGGCAGGATCTCGACTGCTTCGTCGATGCTGCGGTTGCGGCTCTCGGCGGCAGCGCGGCCTCGACCATGCTGACGCCGGGCATCCACGCCGCTTATGACGCCGGTGTCGCCAAGCTGGCCGGCAGCGGCGAAGTGACGGCTCTGGCGCGCGGTCTGGCCTGCAGCGGGCCGAACCAGGCGCAGGCGGCCTTCTTCAGCACGACGGCGGACGCCTTCCTGGCCGACACCGAGTTGCAGGAGGAGGTCTTCGGCGCCGCGTCGCTGCTGATCCGCTGTAAGGACGTGGCGGCGATGAAAGCGGTGGCGGAAAAGCTGGAGGGTCAGCTGACGGCGACCTTGCAGATGGAAGCGGAGGACAAGGCTGCGGTGGCGGGTTTGATCCCGACGCTGGAGCGCAAGGCCGGCCGCATCCTGGCGAACGGCTGGCCGACAGGGGTGGAGGTCTGCCACGCCATGGTGCATGGCGGCCCGTTCCCGGCGACCTCGGACCCGCGCAGTACCTCGGTCGGCACGCTGGCGATCCGCCGCTTCCTGCGCCCGGTCTGTTACCAGGACATCCCCGCCGACCTGCTGCCGGAGGCCCTGCGCGACGGCAACCCGCTGGGGCTATGGCGGCGGGTGGATGGAGAACTGGGTCGCACCTAATCGCCAGCCCAAGTCCCCCTCTCCCCCCCGGGGAGAGGGTCGGGGTGAGGGGGATGCATAGGGTGGATCCTTGATGGAGGCACGCCACGCACCCCCCTCACCCTAACCCTCTCCCCGCTTTCGGCGGACCGAAGGTCCGCCTGTCGCGTCAGCGCAAACTACGTTTGCGCGTGAGCGGGGGAGAGTGCTTCTGCTCCATCGCCGCCCGCAGCAGGGCGGCGACGCGGAACGGCGCGTGCAGGAACTTGCTGTAGGGCAGCGTCGCGAACCAGCCGAGCACGAGGCCGAGATGGACCAGCAGCAGCGGCCCCATCGCCGCCGTTTCGCGCATCGCGAGCAGCCCGAGGCCGCTGGCCGCCACCAGGAACAGCTGCGCCAGCAAGGCGCAATCGCCACCGGTCAGGCTCCGTGCCACCGGCCCCGGATCGGCGCGCCGCTTCAGCAGCGCCAGCCCGGCCGTGCCGACCACCATCCCGACGCCCCCGACGCTGCCGAGCAGGACCGGCAGGCTCAGCAGCGGATAGGGCGCCTGCCAGCCCAGCCCATGGTCGTAGACGGTCGCCACCCCGGTGGCGGCGAAGCAGAGCCCCACCCCATAGAACAGCGCATGGTGGAACCGCCGCCGCGCCTGGGAAAAGCGTTCGTCCCTGTCGTTGCATCCGGCCCCGCCGCCGCCGAGATTGCGCAGGCTGGCCGCATCGCGGAGCGCATCACGCAGAGCCGGCCACAGCGCCGCTCCGGCCGGCGCCGGCCCCATGCCGCGCCAGAAGGACGCGACGCTGAAGCCGATGGCGAGCAGCGACCACAGCATCACCGCCCCGGCGACCCCGGCGATCGCCCCCCACGGCACCAGCCGGTAGAAGGCGCCCGGCCCGTCATGCCGCCCGAACAGCACCTCCGCCGGCAGGCTCAGGACCGCCGGCAGCGCCACCAGCGCCATCGCGGCCAGGGTGACGGCGGCGACGAAGGACCACCCCGCGCCGGGCAGGCGCCCCCTCAACACCGGCGGCCAGACATGGTCGCGGTAGGACTGCTGCCGGACCAGACTGAGGCTTTTCGGCAGGTTCAGGTCGAAGGCATGCGGCGGTGCGTACTGGCAGGCGTGATAGCAGGACCGGCAGTTGTGGCAGAGGTTGGACAGGAAGGTCAGGTCCGCCGCCAAGACCAGACTTCGCGACTTCAGCGCGGAGAAGACCGCGCAATAGCCGTCGCAGAACTGGCAGGCATTGCAGATCTCCAGCGCCCGCCGCGCCTCCCCCGCGATCCGGCCGGCCTCGTCGTCAGCGCAGGGCATAAGCAGCGGCCTCCCGTCCGGCGATGCGGCCGAACACGGCGCCGACCGTCATGGCGCCGCCCGCCAGATAGCCGCAGCCGAGGATGTTGGGCGCCATGACGACCCCGGTGGCATAAACCCCCTCCAAACCGGCCCCGTCCCGCCGCAGCACCCGCGCACGTTCATCGACCCGCACCCCCAGGCAGGTGGAGGTGACGCCGGCCCGCACCGGATAGGCGCCGAAGGGCGGGACCGTGATCGGTTCGGCAAGCCGTGTCTTCGGCGGATCGACGCCCGCCGTGCCGCCTCCGCCGGTGATCGCGGCGTTGAAGCCGGCCACCGTGGCCTCCAAGGCCGGCGGAGAAATCCCCAGATCCCTCGCCAGTTCGCCGATGCTGTCCGCCCGGATCGCCGGAAAGATGGAGGGCCGGAACCGCGTCTCGATGGCCGCATCGAAGATCGAGATGGCGACGGCGCCGGGGCACCGGGCCACCAGCTCGCCCCAGGCCGTGTAGCGCGACGGCCCGACGACCGCCCCTTCGTCGGCGAAGCGACGGCCGTCCCGGTCCACGACGATGCCGTGGGCGATGCCGTCCAACCGGGTGACGATGCCGCCGTCAAAGGGCGGCGCGCGGCCATCCACCGCGACCATGTGGCAGCGATCCGCCGCCCCCACCGGCTCCGCCCCCTCGTCCAGCAGCGCCTTCAGCGGAATGCCGGTTGCATGCGGGGTGCCGCGGATCGCGAACCGGTCGGCAGCCTCGCCCCACTCCCGCCGCAGCCAGCCGGAATCGGCCTGGAACCCGCCGGAGGCGACGACGAGCGCCCGCGCCGTCACCGTGACGCCCGGCTCCCCCACGGTGACGGCCGGCGCCCCGTCGCGCAGATGCAGCCCTCGCACGGTGCTGTCATACCGGATGGCGACGCCCAGCCCATCGGCGGTGGCATAGAGC
Proteins encoded in this window:
- the tcuA gene encoding FAD-dependent tricarballylate dehydrogenase TcuA, whose product is MVFLPGWVEPLAGSLWEFDPVLGSFCAKAGALPCVAGLGPSQRRPSGSKAMAMTGVPYDCDVLVVGGGNAALCAAIAARRAGAAVLLLEAAPKALRGGNARHSRNMRVMHDAPTPWVRGRYPADDYLADLRRVAGNADDGLARLFVDASADIVDWLAGNGVRFQSCADEVLPYSRKTAFFLGGGKALVNALYATADGLGVAIRYDSTVRGLHLRDGAPAVTVGEPGVTVTARALVVASGGFQADSGWLRREWGEAADRFAIRGTPHATGIPLKALLDEGAEPVGAADRCHMVAVDGRAPPFDGGIVTRLDGIAHGIVVDRDGRRFADEGAVVGPSRYTAWGELVARCPGAVAISIFDAAIETRFRPSIFPAIRADSIGELARDLGISPPALEATVAGFNAAITGGGGTAGVDPPKTRLAEPITVPPFGAYPVRAGVTSTCLGVRVDERARVLRRDGAGLEGVYATGVVMAPNILGCGYLAGGAMTVGAVFGRIAGREAAAYALR
- a CDS encoding FadR/GntR family transcriptional regulator, giving the protein MTARRRRDPLAKQLVDALAERISSGQFKSGDRLPSEQDLIDEFGVSRTVVREAIANLKAVGMVSTRQGLGAFVLRDAAILPFRIEESSLEAVNEAISVLEVRISLESEAAYLAAIRRDDSQLARMREALDTMTAAVEAGEDAIDADLAFHSAIAAATGNKHFLALFSYLGSLLIPRARVRYGHLEGDSRRQYLRRINDEHQTIYSAIERQDPEGARAAIRLHLNGSRDRLRAGGDFKPVAAAG
- a CDS encoding MFS transporter; its protein translation is MTFESTAESTAGNTAANGAAERSAFSAAAATAKRTNVRYLILAMLFLVTVVNYADRATLSITGPVISKELGISAAEMGFIFSAFGWAYVLGQLPGGWLLDRFGSKIVYGLSIFTWSVFTLMQGTIGFLAGGAAVMMLFALRFAVGFAEAPSFPGNSRVVAAWFPGNERATASAVFNSAQYFATVIFAPLMGWLTHSFGWHWVFGVMGGLGIVMAGVWMKTVYAPKDHPRINQAELDYIAAGGGLVNMDDGKKTAVAESGAKWDYIRQLFASRMMVGIFLGQFCINAITYFFITWFPVYLVQARGMSILNAGFIASIPAICGFAGGILGGVMSDAMLRRGYSLTAARKTPIVLGMLMSMAMIACNYTDLQWIIVSLMALAFFGKGIGALGWAVMSDCAPKEITGLSGGVFNMCGNISSITTPIVIGYIIQTTGSFNGALVFVGANALIAAVSYLVIVGEIKRMELRT
- the kdgD gene encoding 5-dehydro-4-deoxyglucarate dehydratase → MEPQALKAVVSEGLLSFPLTDFTADGTFEPGGYARRLEWLKPYGASALFAAGGTGELFSLTPDEHRSIVALAVEVCGKEVPIIAGVGYSTRIAIEMAQAAEKSGAAGILVLPHYLTEADQEGVAAHVEAICKSVGIGVIIYNRATCKLGADRLARLAERCPNLIGFKDGLGDIEMMTTIRRRMGDRFSYLGGLPTAEVYAAAYRAIGVPVYSSAVFNFIPRTAMEFYRAVCDGDTATTDRLLDQFFLPYLAIRNRKAGYAVSIVKAGAAIVGRPAGPVRAPLTDCTPAEVEELRALIEALGSQ
- a CDS encoding aldehyde dehydrogenase (NADP(+)); amino-acid sequence: MTITGEMLIGASAHRGTEGGFRAVDPATGEALEPVFGGGSAADVDRACALAWAAFDGFRETGLEQRATFLEAVAQNILDIGDDLITRAMAESGLPRARLEGERGRTVGQLRLFAQVVREGSWIEARIDPALPARTPLPRPDIRQRHIALGPVAVFGASNFPLAFSVAGGDTASAFAAGCPVVVKGHGAHPGTSELVGRAIQAAVASCGLPEGVFSLLFGTGNEIGTALVADPRIKAVGFTGSRRGGLALMDVAARRPEPIPVYAEMSSINPVFLMPAALSSRAEALGKAFVASLTMGAGQFCTNPGILLGVEGQDLDCFVDAAVAALGGSAASTMLTPGIHAAYDAGVAKLAGSGEVTALARGLACSGPNQAQAAFFSTTADAFLADTELQEEVFGAASLLIRCKDVAAMKAVAEKLEGQLTATLQMEAEDKAAVAGLIPTLERKAGRILANGWPTGVEVCHAMVHGGPFPATSDPRSTSVGTLAIRRFLRPVCYQDIPADLLPEALRDGNPLGLWRRVDGELGRT
- the tcuB gene encoding tricarballylate utilization 4Fe-4S protein TcuB, producing MPCADDEAGRIAGEARRALEICNACQFCDGYCAVFSALKSRSLVLAADLTFLSNLCHNCRSCYHACQYAPPHAFDLNLPKSLSLVRQQSYRDHVWPPVLRGRLPGAGWSFVAAVTLAAMALVALPAVLSLPAEVLFGRHDGPGAFYRLVPWGAIAGVAGAVMLWSLLAIGFSVASFWRGMGPAPAGAALWPALRDALRDAASLRNLGGGGAGCNDRDERFSQARRRFHHALFYGVGLCFAATGVATVYDHGLGWQAPYPLLSLPVLLGSVGGVGMVVGTAGLALLKRRADPGPVARSLTGGDCALLAQLFLVAASGLGLLAMRETAAMGPLLLVHLGLVLGWFATLPYSKFLHAPFRVAALLRAAMEQKHSPPLTRKRSLR